Proteins co-encoded in one Taeniopygia guttata chromosome 4, bTaeGut7.mat, whole genome shotgun sequence genomic window:
- the OSTC gene encoding oligosaccharyltransferase complex subunit OSTC, whose translation METLYRLPFAVLECPNIKLKRPSWVHMPSAMTVYALVVVSYFLITGGIIYDVIVEPPSVGSMTDEHGHQRPVAFLAYRVNGQYIMEGLASSFLFTMGGLGFIILDRSNAPNIPKLNRFLLLFIGFVSVLLSFFMARVFMRMKLPGYLMG comes from the exons ATGGAGACGCTGTACCGCCTGCCCTTCGCCGTGCTCGAGTGCCCCAACATCAAGCTGAAGCGGCCGAGCTGGGTGCACATGCCCTCGGCCATGACCGTGTACGCGCTGGTGGTCGTGTCCTACTTCCTCATCACCGGAG GAATTATCTATGACGTGATCGTGGAACCTCCGAGCGTGGGCTCGATGACAGACGAACACGGGCATCAGAGGCCGGTGGCTTTCTTGGCATACAG agTAAATGGACAGTACATTATGGAAGGCCTCGCATCAAGCTTCCTCTTCACAATGGGTGGCCTAGGATTCATAATTCTGGATCGATCCAATGCACCAAATATCCCCAAGTTGAATAGGTTTCTTTTGCTCTTTATTGGATTTGTTAGTGTGCTTTTGAGCTTCTTCATGGCCAGAGTTTTCATGAGGATGAAATTACC gGGCTACTTGATGGGATAG